The Mesomycoplasma flocculare ATCC 27399 genome includes a window with the following:
- a CDS encoding aminopeptidase P family protein, which produces MNRKYLDKAFFEHNLDVIISFSYQTRFWFTKITASDGILFIEKDKAFLFVDGRYIEKAEKDAQNCEVFLSIKANLDDFFQKKSYKKIGVETEYLTIEQFDKIKNWFPNCEFVKLQAQLFRILKTENEIANIEKAVRISINAYNKIFPKITPGMTEKDIDIILNHQMRLLGAEKESFDSIIATGANSAMPHWRASSAKILDNDLLKIDFGALFDGYCADITRTSYLGKISAKKLEILEIVKKAAEIGRKKVAPGIKTSEIDRACRDFITEKGYGKYFVHSTGHGVGIDIHELPVVSLNSQTILEPGMVITVEPGIYIPGLGGARIEDVVLVTESGFRTLSRNEKS; this is translated from the coding sequence ATGAACCGCAAATACTTAGACAAGGCATTTTTTGAACATAACTTAGATGTTATAATTTCCTTTTCTTACCAAACTAGGTTTTGATTTACTAAAATTACAGCATCAGATGGGATTTTATTTATCGAGAAAGATAAAGCATTTTTATTTGTTGATGGCCGTTATATTGAAAAAGCGGAAAAAGATGCACAAAACTGCGAAGTTTTTCTCAGTATAAAAGCTAACCTTGATGATTTTTTTCAAAAAAAATCATACAAAAAGATTGGTGTTGAAACAGAATATTTAACTATTGAACAATTTGACAAAATTAAAAACTGGTTTCCTAATTGCGAATTTGTCAAATTGCAGGCCCAGCTTTTTCGAATTCTTAAAACTGAAAATGAGATCGCTAATATTGAAAAAGCTGTACGAATTTCAATCAATGCTTATAATAAAATTTTTCCAAAAATCACACCAGGAATGACAGAAAAAGATATTGATATCATATTAAATCACCAAATGAGGCTATTAGGGGCAGAAAAGGAATCTTTTGATTCGATAATTGCAACTGGTGCAAATTCGGCAATGCCGCATTGAAGAGCAAGTTCAGCTAAAATTCTTGATAATGACCTTTTAAAAATTGACTTTGGCGCACTTTTTGATGGTTATTGCGCTGATATTACGCGAACTTCGTATCTTGGTAAGATTAGCGCAAAGAAGCTGGAAATCCTTGAAATTGTTAAAAAAGCAGCAGAAATTGGAAGAAAAAAAGTTGCACCAGGAATTAAAACATCAGAAATAGATCGCGCTTGCCGTGATTTTATCACAGAAAAAGGTTATGGAAAATATTTTGTGCACTCAACCGGGCATGGTGTTGGTATTGATATTCACGAATTGCCAGTGGTTAGTTTAAATAGCCAAACAATTTTAGAACCTGGAATGGTAATCACTGTCGAGCCAGGAATTTATATTCCAGGATTAGGTGGAGCTAGAATTGAAGATGTTGTTTTAGTTACAGAATCTGGTTTTCGCACTCTTTCTCGTAACGAGAAAAGCTAA
- a CDS encoding LppA-related lipoprotein produces MKLKKKKKWTFLLLNASSIFILSAGCSNVSKTPILENEKLSNTEENLKNQEKAERIKNSEQITQSKTKKETPKKTELAPVPKPANNSETKEKENKPIFENKEEPKIADKFIIKPFNPQQEQKQTDIELAHLKGYLSTLPNTLYVTNSLKSSLPQTIIYSGNGDKKNFSYVNFVLPIQNLDEKYEAKLDFSRATAKENREKNPIENVFLVLSLKENSTVSASKKINILYEEKQNEFSLKAKILPDDFKHIFPSFLAFALLNKDKSEGISLPIFNNSDFILNGKNFGLGLKNSFVEFSKADSDNNKYGFDIISTQPDDENGKLKINFQLWKIGENTEIKEVLPKIETLEFTGLAKNSDNNYEINLAKQDLEIKLAKDENWIKNKDLNSDFVKNGFLKILLDMLHVRINANINNKWIKLSEAKWKKWLVFPQIQYANLESTQLVNNLELKKEGNKISWNLKLDSFLLENNQALTPESELLFGTKKTHEIKGEFTWNENK; encoded by the coding sequence ATGAAGTTGAAAAAAAAGAAAAAATGGACTTTTTTGCTTTTAAATGCTTCTAGTATTTTCATTTTATCTGCTGGATGTTCTAATGTTTCTAAGACACCAATTTTAGAAAATGAAAAACTAAGCAATACCGAAGAAAACTTGAAAAACCAGGAAAAAGCTGAAAGAATCAAAAATTCTGAACAAATTACTCAATCAAAAACCAAAAAAGAAACGCCAAAAAAAACTGAACTAGCTCCAGTTCCAAAACCCGCTAACAATTCTGAAACTAAAGAAAAAGAAAACAAACCAATTTTCGAAAATAAAGAAGAGCCTAAAATTGCGGATAAATTTATTATAAAACCTTTTAACCCCCAACAAGAACAAAAACAAACTGATATTGAATTAGCGCACTTAAAAGGTTATCTTTCAACTTTGCCAAACACACTTTATGTTACAAATTCCTTAAAATCTTCGCTACCTCAAACAATAATTTATAGCGGAAATGGCGATAAGAAAAATTTTTCTTATGTTAATTTTGTTTTGCCAATTCAGAACCTTGATGAAAAATATGAAGCAAAACTTGATTTTTCTCGCGCAACCGCAAAAGAAAATCGCGAGAAAAATCCAATTGAAAATGTATTTCTAGTTTTGAGCCTAAAAGAAAATTCAACAGTTAGCGCTTCCAAAAAAATTAATATTTTATACGAAGAAAAGCAAAACGAATTTAGTTTAAAGGCAAAAATCTTACCTGATGACTTTAAGCATATTTTTCCTTCGTTTTTAGCTTTTGCCTTATTAAATAAAGACAAAAGCGAAGGAATTTCATTACCAATTTTTAACAATTCAGATTTTATTTTAAACGGGAAAAATTTTGGCTTAGGGCTTAAAAATAGTTTTGTTGAATTTTCAAAAGCAGATTCTGATAATAACAAATACGGTTTTGACATAATAAGCACCCAACCTGATGATGAAAATGGCAAATTAAAAATTAATTTTCAACTTTGGAAAATAGGGGAAAATACCGAAATAAAAGAAGTTTTACCAAAAATTGAAACTTTAGAATTTACAGGGTTGGCTAAAAATTCTGATAATAATTATGAAATTAATCTTGCCAAGCAAGATTTAGAAATAAAATTAGCCAAAGATGAAAATTGAATAAAAAATAAAGACCTAAATTCTGATTTTGTCAAAAACGGGTTTTTAAAAATTTTACTAGACATGCTGCATGTAAGAATTAATGCAAATATAAATAATAAATGAATTAAACTAAGCGAAGCTAAATGGAAAAAATGATTGGTATTTCCGCAAATTCAATATGCGAATTTAGAATCAACCCAATTAGTTAACAATTTAGAACTAAAAAAAGAGGGAAATAAAATTTCTTGAAACTTAAAGCTAGATTCGTTTTTACTAGAAAATAATCAAGCTTTAACCCCGGAGAGCGAATTATTGTTTGGAACAAAAAAAACTCACGAAATTAAAGGTGAGTTTACTTGAAATGAAAATAAATAA
- a CDS encoding ATP-binding cassette domain-containing protein, giving the protein MIKIEKLTKKIGNKFIFDNLNLEIPLNKITFVIGRSGIGKSTLINLIAGFTKKDSGKISFFDKNGSELEKPLVDVVFQDFNLIDSLSIKNNILIANHILNRESDDLEIQQAANSIGIETNKLDQIAKNLSGGEKQRAAFLRSLSRKSDFILLDEPTGNLDHENSIALLDLLVKASESKTILIVSHDLELANQYADQIINLENLSVNVIENNKQINVESKNKHLNLISNQVYKKPGFLQKFKVALLLVLADFKSKITSFILVLVTFFALIFSIVVFMNLHFSAKNIVTDTLAQSNFDAIRIGEKDIISLVPEEIDQLKKDNPKIKHTSLLYSRLQDYTFIYNDNVSLENRSIRSIDESDFFKNRFSSFSKDKNFNNRFITNPNEVILSQKLIEELEIDNPIGKTIKIVHLNRLTLGKNFEDLDPFSESATIVGILDKSLDNGNNFSLVHIDKLKSVYQKSNPNEKESKFDEFEFLPDDYFSLDFLGYVSSRPLTVETDETLAKPNKIHKSFYENSNQANSINLKKGTLPKNFNEIAVSSNITDKTGKLLKISNNKNTLIFKVVGVFDPEKDDENIAIFNNNIEKYSNELLPIAAVVYFDHDNLYNNINEFLNKYSKPGVSRYYSTNGGPDQILNRAINSQYVLLLIIFVSIIIFGISLLIFVSLYATNLSKFKKKSIGILKSLGGKTSQIFLYHWLNLVILSAFVFVFGIILSISFVPLIYGAISNQNSVFPDYLQISVIFIIIWFASFFILSIIYSLISYITYKKDIVTLLK; this is encoded by the coding sequence ATGATAAAAATAGAAAAATTAACTAAAAAAATTGGTAATAAATTTATTTTTGATAATTTAAATCTGGAAATTCCTTTAAATAAAATTACATTTGTAATTGGAAGATCTGGAATTGGTAAATCCACACTAATTAATTTGATTGCCGGATTTACAAAAAAAGACAGTGGAAAAATTTCTTTTTTTGACAAAAATGGTTCTGAATTGGAAAAACCATTAGTTGATGTTGTTTTTCAAGACTTTAATTTAATTGACTCATTAAGTATAAAAAATAATATTTTAATAGCAAATCACATTTTGAATCGTGAATCAGATGATTTAGAAATACAACAAGCCGCTAATTCTATTGGTATTGAAACCAACAAATTAGATCAGATAGCGAAAAACTTATCGGGCGGCGAAAAACAGCGAGCTGCATTTTTAAGAAGTTTATCAAGAAAAAGTGATTTTATTTTGCTTGACGAACCAACTGGTAATTTGGACCATGAAAATTCCATTGCTTTACTCGATTTATTAGTTAAAGCTTCTGAAAGTAAAACAATTTTAATTGTTAGTCATGATTTAGAATTAGCAAACCAATATGCTGATCAAATTATTAATTTAGAAAATTTATCCGTTAATGTTATAGAAAACAATAAACAAATTAATGTTGAATCAAAAAATAAACACTTAAACCTAATATCAAACCAGGTCTATAAAAAACCTGGTTTCTTACAAAAATTTAAAGTAGCTTTATTGCTTGTGCTCGCCGATTTTAAATCAAAAATCACGAGTTTTATTTTAGTTTTAGTAACATTTTTTGCCTTAATTTTTAGCATAGTTGTTTTCATGAACTTACATTTTTCAGCAAAAAATATAGTCACTGACACGCTTGCCCAATCAAATTTTGACGCCATTAGAATTGGAGAAAAGGATATTATTTCTTTAGTCCCTGAAGAAATCGACCAACTTAAAAAGGATAATCCCAAAATAAAACACACTAGTTTATTATATAGTAGACTTCAAGATTATACATTCATTTATAATGATAACGTTTCTCTTGAGAATCGTTCTATTAGATCAATTGATGAATCCGATTTTTTTAAAAACAGATTTAGTTCATTTAGTAAAGATAAAAATTTTAATAACAGGTTTATTACCAATCCAAATGAAGTTATTCTCTCACAAAAATTAATTGAAGAATTAGAAATTGATAATCCAATTGGAAAAACAATTAAAATTGTTCACCTTAATCGATTAACTTTAGGGAAAAACTTTGAAGATTTAGATCCCTTTTCTGAATCAGCAACAATTGTGGGAATTTTGGATAAGTCTCTTGATAATGGCAACAATTTTTCGCTTGTTCACATAGATAAACTAAAGTCAGTATATCAAAAATCAAATCCAAACGAAAAAGAAAGTAAGTTTGATGAATTTGAGTTTTTACCTGATGATTATTTTTCATTAGACTTTTTAGGGTATGTTTCTAGTAGACCATTAACCGTAGAAACTGACGAGACACTTGCAAAACCCAATAAAATACATAAGTCTTTCTATGAGAATTCAAATCAAGCCAATTCAATAAACTTGAAAAAAGGTACATTGCCTAAAAATTTTAATGAAATAGCAGTTAGCTCGAATATAACTGACAAAACAGGAAAACTTTTAAAAATTTCTAACAATAAAAATACTTTAATTTTTAAAGTTGTTGGAGTTTTTGATCCTGAAAAAGATGACGAAAATATTGCTATTTTTAACAATAATATTGAAAAATATTCCAACGAATTACTTCCAATAGCTGCTGTGGTTTATTTTGATCATGATAATTTATATAATAATATTAATGAATTTTTAAATAAATATAGCAAACCGGGCGTTAGTCGTTATTACTCGACAAATGGCGGTCCGGATCAAATTCTAAATCGAGCAATTAACTCTCAATATGTTTTGTTATTAATTATTTTTGTGTCAATAATAATTTTTGGAATAAGTTTGTTAATTTTTGTGTCATTATATGCAACAAATCTTTCTAAATTCAAGAAAAAATCAATTGGTATTCTAAAGTCTCTTGGTGGCAAAACATCACAAATTTTCTTGTATCATTGATTAAATTTGGTAATACTTTCTGCTTTTGTTTTCGTTTTTGGTATTATACTTTCAATTTCTTTTGTACCTTTAATTTATGGTGCAATTTCAAATCAAAATTCAGTTTTTCCTGATTATCTGCAAATTAGTGTTATTTTTATAATTATCTGGTTTGCTAGTTTCTTTATTTTATCAATCATATATTCATTAATTTCTTATATAACTTATAAAAAAGATATTGTGACATTATTAAAATAA
- the rpmG gene encoding 50S ribosomal protein L33 yields MPREGLTLRCADCKMENYITKKNKKAKPEKIEVKKHCHKCNKHTLHREKK; encoded by the coding sequence ATGCCAAGAGAAGGTCTTACTTTAAGATGTGCTGATTGCAAAATGGAAAATTATATAACCAAAAAGAACAAGAAAGCTAAACCCGAGAAAATTGAAGTAAAAAAACACTGTCATAAATGCAACAAACACACTTTGCACCGCGAAAAAAAATAA